One Primulina eburnea isolate SZY01 chromosome 4, ASM2296580v1, whole genome shotgun sequence genomic window, acctcagtgcagcagtgtttattttattccgcaaacaaatttttatcagtcattggacattttttttaaattgttattgtggACAAACAATTATTTCATTCCGCTGCTTtcattttgaacattaaactttatttatcaatttattaTGATTGAGGCCTTTtagttatttaaaaagaaaattttaaatttttccgcaaattttcaaatacgaattttcgggccttcacacCATGTGCCCGGATTCCAGCGTTCCCAAGGAGACGAACCCTGCCCGACCTAGGGCTtggaaaaaatatcaaaatttcgGTATATCTTATTTACCATACCGAAATATACTGCATATACCGATAATAACGGGATACAAAAATTTTGGTATGGTATCGGAAACGGTGGTGTTGGTTACTGTCTTTTGTCCTAAAATGTGAGACTATCTACAACCATGAATGATCTTTTCGGTATTTGGCAAGGCATCATGAGATTATATTTTTCTACCATCcaagaaattaatttttttttaataaaatcgtTTAGGCGAGAGTGGGAAATATATAAAGAAAAGAGAAGACAAATAATATGAAGAACCACTTTTAGTAGTTATACTTTGTTGTATAAAAATGAAGAGTATCACTTTATTTATTGTATTAATTGAATTCcaattaacatattaaatcttttccttttaactttttttttgtCGCTATTTTGATTGCTCTGAGAGGCTtccttcattatttttttttttcaatctcCTATTTGGTAGCTTTTTCACTTGTTTGTTTCTAATCTATCTAGCAAAGTGTCTGGTTTTTGCTTTCAGGATGGAGTTTAATATGCCTCCAAGTCCATCCCAAACATCAAACGCAACAGAATCTGAAACACAAGAGTCTATAGCTCGAAAACGATTAAGAAAATCTTTGAAAGTAAAGCCTCCTATAGCTCATAAGCAGTCCATTAGTATATTTTGGAAGCATTGTGAAAATGGTACAAGAAATTTGGTCGATGAAAGCATCCAACAAATAGGGATATGCAAATAGATTGCACTAAAAGTTGAGATTGGGAGAAAAAGAAGTGATGATTCAGATCAAACTCTTAAAAAGGTAGTATGTGTAATGAAGTTCAAGTTTGACAAGTATTGGGGGAATTTGGGTGATTTGAACCCTTTTATATTTATTGGAAATGTTTTGGACCCGAGGAATAAACTTCAAATGATAAAAGTCAGCATAAAAAAACTTGGAGGTACTCTTACAAGGATCCAAGAGTTCATTGCTAAGGTCAAACAAAACACGGTAGCTTTGTGGATTGAGTTCAAGGGAATACATGATGTATTGAATGTTGAGAATCAAAATATGTAAATAGAGTGTGATGGTGGAGACGGTAGTGCTAGTAGTTGTGGTGGTCTTTGTGATGAATTGTTTTATGACGTGGAAGCAAAAAACGAAGAAGAAAAACTTCAAGAGATATCCAATGAAGTGGATAAATACCTAGCCGTTGATATTGAAAAATGATCTAATCAATCTTTTGGAGTGGTAGAGAAGAAATGAAACTAGATACCCTATCTTTTCACTTATTGCCAATGATATTTTTGCAATTCCATGCTCAAGTACTGTTGCTAGTGAGTCTGCTTTTAGCTTGGGAAAAAGAGTTGTGGATCATTTTAGAAGCAATTTGACTCCTAAATGGTAGAGGCATTGGTGTATACCAGTGATTGGCTAAGAGCGGAGGAGTTCAGTTTTTGGAAAGATCCGACAGATGATGAACTTGAATTATATAAAGAAATTGAAAAgagtatattatttaattaagtttaAAGTCATTTAACATTGTTATTATTAATCTAACTTGAGTTATAATACTTCTTTTTTCAGCTGCAAATGCCACTCAAGACACTACTAACTTTTCATTTTCTGCCTCCACTTTGATCTAACTTAAAGAGTAAGACTATATTTATAACTAAATTTAGTTTTTAATTTTGCAGGTTTTTTGAGATGatggagttttaaaaaaaaatgttgtaTTGAGACatgaatttgtaatttttttcgaCGTTGGACTTTTGTTTGAAAATTATGGATTTAGTTAGATACATTGACTTTAGTTGAATGTGTTACGGtgcagaaaatataattttgtttcAGTTTTGAATTTGCTTTCGAGGATTGTAGTGACCCTCACATGTGAGTCGGCTGCCGAAAGTGGCGTTTGCTATGTTTATTTGGTTGGTATAACTCACGTTTCTAAGGTAATCTATGTATTTTTCTTTTCCAGTTTGTCATTTTTTGTGCCAACGATGTCTCCAAATTCATTATTTGGCAATGACATTGATCATCATATACAAATTTCAGTGGAATAATCTATCATTTCAAATTCCAATTATCCATTTTCCTGGCACCAACATTTTTGTgaatttgttttattaaattgtttttatGATGCTTCAGCGTAGCATATGTATGCACgagaaaaaaaattctttgGACTTGAGATATATTTTCCTTTGGCTATATGTGTAGAAATGGAGATAAAAAGAAACTAAAACTAACTTGTTTGTATGTTCTTCTATCAATTGTGTGAATCTTGCCAAAAAGTCCAAGCTATACTCAATTTCTTGAAACCTCGGGTACTTCTCATTTGAAAGTAGTAATTCTTGTTTGATGGATTGAACCATCACATGATTGTACTCCTTTATGGTGTTTTAGTATAATTTATCGATTggttgtttttgttttgtttttgtgttTCCCCAAAACGTGGTCAAAGACATTATTGTTAACTTATGTTGAATATTGATGacatcttttaaataattgGATTGGAATGATCCAAATACGCTAAAAACTGATCACTTCTTCACATTTGCAAAAGATCGGTCCAGCTAACTTCATATTTTCCAAAGGTTAGTTGAAAATAGAACTcgacaatttttttaatatgatttcGGTATAGACGATGTTACCGATACCGTACCAAAAAATCAGTATACCAAATATGTTGTAAGAAGGTATGAAATATATACCATAATGAAATGCCAGTATACCGAAATTTCGGTACGATATCGGTATATGTTTTCTCAGTACTAAAATTTGCAGTACGGTATACGGTTTTCTTTGAAAAAATTGGTACACCGTACCAAACCAGTCCTAATCCGGCTCGATAAATTGCTCACCCAGCTCACCCGATCTACTTGACCATCATCAGTCCACTTGTAGACTAAGTAGTATGTTCCCCTTCCACGAGCCATAGACATAACGGAAGGGGACTGCAGTTCTTGGGCCACCCGATGTAGAGAGTGGACCTATGGGTGCTCATGAAACGGACCATATGATGCAACTTGTACCTGGTCCAAGGAGCTACATCCACCCAGCAACAAGGTTGTCAATCGCCATGGTGCGAGACCACAACTATTTTGTATCTGCATTTCGTTCTAGCTAGTGTAATACAAAAATAAGAACTATTTCTTCCTTGAATTTATATTTTGCCACTCCACTTGGTCTGAGTTGTGTTAAAAAAAGTACCTAGAACTTGTGGAAGAGTTCTAATTGGTTCCAAAGTGTTCTTCCCACTAAATAAACTTTGACCGTCATTTATAGTGCAAGGCTTGTAAAGGGAAATACATAGGTCATCTCTCTTctcttttcttttaaaaaaaaaaatttgaaaaattaattttttttgtctcataatatttttttcaattttaagcctatTATGAGTTAATTTACAGTATTAATACaataacatatatttttttcttccaATTTCAATCTTCTTCttattgaaattgaaattattCCGGTTTTTGGTGTGAAAGTagctttttttattaaaaaaatcacctaggaaaataaaataaaataaaacatgaaaaacCAAAGTCCATGTCAGCATTTTCGGCCACTGACGAGACAAATTCCGGTTGACAATTTCAAATTTAGGAAAAAAAAGGATTAAAATCGAAAAAATACAAGTTAATGTATTAAAACTCCAAATTGATTCATAACATGACTAATATTAGAAAAAACAGAGTTAAAAaaccaaaatataatttttttttaatcttttgaCTCTATTTCTTCAATTTACTTTATACAACCAAAAACAGATATTAGGAATTGTAAATATTTACTAAACCACTAAAATCATCCTAATTCACTTCCAATTGTACCCATATAACATGTGTAGATCATTACACTTTATCATTATCGCCAAGAGTAATATTatgcgattttttttttaagttggatgggaaaaatattataattaaatatcgAATATGAGATATCGTTGTAATTTTAAAACTTTAGGGTCACgaaatttttcattttcaagAGACTAAAATTTTGGAGTTCCAAGGAAAATTCTCTCATCATATAGTATGCGGGTCCCATCACATCCCATTGACTAATTCAAGTTCTGGTGGATGTTAAAGAGTTCAAGACTGATAAATCTTTACACAAAAGGTAGGTTGGATAAAAGCAAAGGAGTTTCCTAATTAGGCTATAATTAGTAGGGGTGTTTAAATTGAAGACTAGGTCATAAATTTTGGTTTATTTGGTTTCATTTACATGGTTTCTAATCAGTTTAATTCAGTCTTTTTATTTTTGGTCTTTTTAGTCTTTCGGTTCAATTTTCGATTTTTAAGTCAAGTAACCAGAAAAATcgaagagtaggtctcttgtgagacggatcaaccctaccgacattcacaataaaaagtaatattcttagcataaaaataatattttttcatgaatgatccgAATAACCgacattcacaataaaatgtaatactcttaacataaaaagtaatattttttatggatgattcaaataaaagatatgtctcacaaaatagacatgtgagaccatctcccACAAGTTTTTACTAAAATAGAATCAACCGTTTGTTTTACATGtactatatattaaaataattataatttttatatataatatgttaaaataGTTAAAAGGAATATCACCCATTCAAATGACCCTGGACTTTATTAAAtaggaaaaaacttgtgtgagacggtctcacggttcatatttgtgagacggatcccttatttgggtcatccatgaaaaaatattaatttctatgctaagagtattacttttttttgtgaatatccgtagagttgacccgtctcacgaattaagatccgtgaaacggtctcacatgagacctactctattaaataaattctttcaATCATTTTATTATGTTATTATATTTTGATTAGATTTATTTTGAATGGCCGACGTGATTTAGTTATCAAATCTTTGATAGTTTTAAAGATTTCCAAAGAATATTCAAATTTCAAGTAagaatttattataaaaacatatgtatgaaattattatttattttaataattgaaCCAAATAAAACAAACAGAACTAATCAAACCGTATTACAAAATAACCAGATCAAACAAAAAATGAACTGATTGGTTTTTGGATTATGCATTTgaaaatggcaaaaacttgtgtgagacggtctcacgggtcatatttgtgagacggatcccttatttgggtcactcattaaaaagtattactttttatgctaagagtattattttttattgtgaatatgggtagggttgacccgtctcacagattatgatccatgagacggtctcacatgagacttactctTTGAAAAATGGGAAGCtgaaaaaccgaaccgaaagtTACCAAAACCAAATGGAACCGACTATTGCAAACCCCTAATAATTAGGAGAGATTAATATTAGAGAAAATAATCgattaaagttttttttttcttttttgaaagGAATTAAGTGTCACCATATAACATGAAAAAAAGTTGTCAATGAAATTACTATTTCGTGAATCCTACTGCTAGCATATGGCAACATTTTATTACCGATTATTGCAAGTTTAATATTATCTACATATAGCCAAATGAGACCAGTACCTTATGGTCATGTATAATATTGCATGATCCTTACGAATTCAAATGGATTTGTATGATTTTTCAAATACCACATCGATCCACATTCATTGTCACTGgatgaaaatttttcaagatcccaaaatatatatatatatatatatatatatatatatatatatataatatgatcaTAATAATTCATTAGCATTTATGTACATGCAGGCGTAGAATGAATCCTAGATAATAAAAAAGTGCGTAACTACTTGTAATAAACATGCATCTCATCCATAAAAACAACATTAATAACCCATCATGTTCTCCTTTAGAGGCAGTTTGATCAATCATCTTGCTTCATTTTGAAAAGATTCAGACGACTATCCCCTAATCTTCGCGTATACGCGGCTTTCTTGTATTCACCCCAAGTGAAGGTTTTGTATAAAGAAGGCTTCTGTGGTGTGGCCAACTCTGGAAGACAGCATATGGTTGTATCCATCGACGGGGCAGCGAAATATGCCATCGACATTCTCGTCTCGAATGAATTCACCATTGCTCTATGTCTTACGGACAAAAACCTCCCGTTTGTCATCACCTTCAATAAATCATCAAAgtactattatatatatatatatatatatagacataaACATGCAATATTGTTAATTAGCTAGATATGCTATATATATACTGGATATATTCTGCAACATAATGATCATTCAACCATTTACTCGTACAAATATGAAGAGGAACCACATGCATATTCGTTTCTAAATGATGAGAATTTTTATTGGCAAAAATATATATCTAATGACTAATAACCCATGATAAATCTCAGAATAAGGAACATGCAAAGTTGAAAAAATCTGGCCAGGCTAAAAAAGTAAAAGAAAGATGTGAAAGCAAAGAACGAGAAATAAGGGGTCAAATCCAAGTGGACACATGCAAAAGCTGACCAGACATGCTCAACCATTGGATGAGAACTGATAAAAAGGGGTCCCCCCCCCCCTACCCATAGTAGACTGACCAGTACTGAAAACTCTGAGCCCATGAAAGACCACAACTTGATGAATGAATGAGATATCACATTACAGTTTCAGTTTGAATTCTGAAGTTCCACCATATCTATCTGTCAACGCAAGTCGATCCCACTTTTCAAATAAAGGTTATGATTACAATGTATGACtacaatattatattttattacaaGAAGTACCTGCAACACGTCACCCACATTCACGCAGAAGGCTGACACAGGATGTGGGTTTACTGGGATCCACACCCCATCTTCAAGGGAGATTTGGAGGCCCCCCACGCCGTTGGATCTGAGGAGGGTCAAGATCTGAGGGTCGGTGTGCTCCCCGAACCCGATCTTGGAAGCTGCTTCGACGGGTGGGTAGTGATTTAGCCTTAGGAGTGAGTCAGTATTCACAACATCCCTGATAAGACCACTCAGTACTGAGGTTGAGACTTGTGGGGAACCCAACCCTAACCCTAATCCTAACCCTCGTGCCATCAGATCCAAGATTTCACATGCTAACTTCCTCAGTGCTTCTACATATCCATTCACTGCACATCTATATtattcaaaacatgaaattttgGAGACAAGTTTCAATCTCTACGCGGGTGACATGTAAATTCCAAACCGATTAACTATTTGAATAATaagataataaaaatatgaCAAAATTATTGTAAAATTAAACACAAATTGGAGATTACCAAAGTACGTTGAATCTAGTCGTTCTCATCAAGTTTGTCATTTAAGTATAATCTAAGACATTATTATCCTCCTATTCCTGCACTTTCATTACAACTTGGGAGACGTATACATTCAATGTAGGTATAATATTTCAAAGGTGTAACACGAAACGAAAAAAATTTCATTCGTTGGATCTTAGCGATGCCGTCCCCATTCTCGGGGAGGATGAGCTCCTATGATCTCATATACATACTATAGTCTACATTCCATGAGGAAATTATCCATAGCACTTGGTCGTTGGTACCGAAAGATGCAGAGTGAAGTGCATTTTGTGTGTTTTCTCGGAacggaaaaaaaaattacgtaCAGATAGAGtttcttatatattttaaatattacatAAACAACCTTCACGtcattgaaaaatttatttttcaaggAAGCATTTTTTACATTTCCTAAAAATGGGTTTACATTTCCTAAAAAATGGGTGAGAATATCATCAAATCACTACCATTTGAAGAATTTCTAAATCCaccatttttatttaaaaagaagtCAGGAAATAAAGATTGATCTAACTGACTtggaaaattaaattaatctagATTTAATTTTAGTGAGAATTTGAAATCAGGAATCATGTTaatataaacatatattttaCAAGGAAATTTTTTTTCAGACAAGTTAAATAGAAAATTTAGGCgtagaaaattttcaaatatatcatTTAAATTCACACCAAGTGTTTGGATATATGTAAATTATTTGAATATCGAATCAtgctgttatttatttaaaaatatatggaATTGACTTGTATCTTTTACTTATTGGCAGGGGAGACTTGATCCAGACATTTAAACCaaactaataaaattatttcattaaatataaAGAGTGAGtgtcatgtgagaccgtctcatggatcatcatctgtgagacgggtcaaccctacccatattcacaataaaaagtaatactcttagcataaaaagtaaaattttttcatgggtgacccaaataagatatacgtctcacaaatacgacccgtgagaccgtctcacacaagtttttgtcaaatataAAACAATCGACCCAAATGTACTATAACTTGTAGATATTTTGGATTGTAACATACATTTGAGAATTGGACTTGcaaaaatttgaaatgacatGATTAATTGAGATTTTTAATAACTTTTCTtaggaaaaaaataattaaaatctaatGCAAAAAGATTTGAGATAATTGGTTTTGGCCCGACAAAAAATATTGGGATTTAAGTAAGaggatttgaaattcattcaCTTAAAATATGATCAATTTCGACCAAAGATTTCAAATCCAAATCCTTCTATCCAAAAACAATCTAAAATTATATTTGGATTGAAGCGTCTCATTTAAAAAGTGAATTAGAAATACATTTGAGGATGCCatgattttcttaaataaatagttgaccaatgtttttttttttttttttttttgcaaatttcTCCCAAAAAGATCTTAtaagttattaaataataaatgcaaagatcaagaatttcaaatccaAATATTTCAAATCCTTACATCGATCCATCCGAGAATGCTatgattaagaatttaaaatctatATCCATCGGATCCTCTCCGAAGATTAAGAGTTCTAAATCCAAATCCTTACTTCCAAACGCAATATCTTTAATCGAGCTTTGGCTTAAGCTACACCTATAGTATCTAACTTTTCATTTTCATAGGGAGAGGCAAATATAGTGGATTCCGGGATAAGTATCCAAACACGAGGGAGACAAGAAGAGATAGTCTAACGTTGGCATCCTAATCTGTCCAACAATTAAGCAAACTCCGACTACTTGGAACCAAATTGACAACCTTGTTCCGATTCCACACTCCCTAAATAATCTTGTGCAAAAATTATACATCCATCCATCCAAGAACCATTGTCTATATATGTCCGTACCATATTCCCCTATATGACAATTCGATTTCGAATCAAATCATCTGTTCCACTCGATGGAACTACGATACAATCGGGAATTCTACTTTTGTATACAAGATTTACTCACCAAGAAACGAAAATTAATGGTCAAATaatatacagatatgtatttgTTTGACACGGATTATTTATAAACAAAGTGGAGTATATTTCACCTTATCTATTTTCTAACCAGACTAGACCACAAAGAATCACAAAACAGCTGTTGTTAAGCTATCTTAATTTATGGCTTGATTCACAAGTAAAAACCATGCCTTGCATGATTtccatacatacatatattatatataaatgtatgtgtgtgtgtgtatatgtgtATGTATGTAATAAATGCAAGCATATAATCTAAACTATTagtacaaaaacacaaaatatgtCTGATATCAAGAGGTACCTGAACTTGTTGGGATCACCAGAAATGTAGAGGGAATTCTGAGAGACAATATGAGGGTTTGCTTGCAGAAGGAGGTATTCGACTTCTCCAATGTCTCCATTCAGCCCTATACTCTTGCAGCCATAGCCATAAGGATTTGCGGGCCCGGTCCGGAGTTTCTCGCACCCGGGCTTGGAGAAGAAGTCGAGGGATTCTTGTTCCATCCGGGAAATGATCTCCGGCGGCACGCCATGGTTGATGACCTTAAAGAAACCGAACTGTTCGCAGGCTTTCACTATGTGTTTTGAGGATTGTGAAGGGTCGGAAAGAAGGTCTATTACTGGGAGTTGGATGTCTTCCGTTATTTTCTCTGCTCTGTGATGGTTTGGATTGGCTACAACCATGGCGGAAatcttgttttctttttttgttattatgtgttcttaaaATGGAGAAAGAGAAGAAAGGTCAGTGGATTGTGGATAGTGGAAACGttaggaatatatatatatatatatatatatatatatatatatatatatatatatatatatattattagagCATGTTTGAATTAGCACTTATTAAAGCATTTGTGTATTAAAACTTTTTTGGCAAAAAcctgtgtgagacggtctcacggattataTTTGTGAGGCGGATCTCttttttgggtcatctatgaaaaagtattattttttatgctaaaaatattactttttattataaatatgagtagggttgatccgtctcacagattatgatccgtgagacggtctcacgtaagactcactcaacttttttttttgtgcTCTCTATCATTAAGTTTggttttaatatattaatttttattttatttttttttattattgctGAAGTGACAAAAAAAAACATTGACATGCAACCAAAAAataataacatgatataaaaaatTGTTGATTTATCCGATGTCGCATCAAAATTGgatcaaaataatcaaaatttaaaagtttGTGCATAAAAATCAAACTTTAAAAACTTACAAATATCTAAAATTGAATAAATTAGTtgataaaaaattatttccatAAGAAATGGCAGAGAATACATGAATATAAGGAAGATGAGTATGTAATTTATTCTTTTATAAAGATTCTTTGATTGTGGTGATGTGCTGCTTTAAGAAAACCGAAAGCAGTATTTATGAAACGTCTGCTCCTTAAAAGTCtactgaaatatttttttaaagctaTGACCGAAAATACACAcactcataaacatttaaataagttAATCAGTCGTTTTAAAATTCATCCAAtcactgaataaaaataaatgcagTTACACAAAATCTTAAAATGTAATAAATCCCCTAGTCTTCTGTTTTAAAAGAGAAACTCGAGTGTAATACCAAAAGTATGATAACTCAACAACGTAAAACAACAttcaaaatcatttaaaaatattgcttaaaccCATGTCTCATAATTATATTATGCGGAAGAAatgcaaggtcctcgggttttttCACATGCACTTCCAGCTCATCCTACTCAGTTTTCAGCGCCTCCAATCTCTTCAACCATaagatcacctgcatcaatcacacctagtgagtctaaaggctAAACACACCTGAACcgttataacaagtacatatacatatcatgcaacagtgaaaaatactgtaAGAAAATAACTTTCATGATCTTCAAAATTATGAACATAAACGTAAACATATTCgtatcaaatcatatcatatggTATCATCATATGCatattctttttcttgattgaattcagacaattagttgtgactttcgcaCCAGCTCTAATTCGATGGATTCATCTACATATAATCGCAGTACCCGGCCACGGGTACATCATCGACAattttacccatccactgagccttggccttacatgttcgtgttcgtattagtcacaaccaactcacctccatcaaaacatgtcatcatattcatcacttgtaAAGTATTAATGTAAAAATCCATGTCCTATATCAACatatacattttaaatattcattTTCAGTTATCAGGGTACTACCAGGACTGCTA contains:
- the LOC140829743 gene encoding gibberellin 2-beta-dioxygenase 2, with translation MVVANPNHHRAEKITEDIQLPVIDLLSDPSQSSKHIVKACEQFGFFKVINHGVPPEIISRMEQESLDFFSKPGCEKLRTGPANPYGYGCKSIGLNGDIGEVEYLLLQANPHIVSQNSLYISGDPNKFRCAVNGYVEALRKLACEILDLMARGLGLGLGLGSPQVSTSVLSGLIRDVVNTDSLLRLNHYPPVEAASKIGFGEHTDPQILTLLRSNGVGGLQISLEDGVWIPVNPHPVSAFCVNVGDVLQVMTNGRFLSVRHRAMVNSFETRMSMAYFAAPSMDTTICCLPELATPQKPSLYKTFTWGEYKKAAYTRRLGDSRLNLFKMKQDD